Within Sphingomonas piscis, the genomic segment TACCGCTTCGCCGAGCCTCATGGCTGCCAACGACCGATGATCATGGACGGTACGGTGCGGCAGCAGGACGGATATCGTTTCATCTACCTCCTGCCGTTCAGCCCGACCGAGCTGATGATCGAGGACACCTATTATTCCGAGGGTGCCGACCTTGACGAAAAGGTGCTTGGTGGCGAGCTCGATCGCTTCGCGACCCGATACGGCACCTTCGAGCAGGTCGATGCGGAGCGGGGCGTGCTTCCTGTCGTGATCGAAGGTGAGATTGCCTCGCTTTGGGAAACGGCAGCGGCAACACCCATCGGCATTCGGGGAGGGTTCTTTCATCCCACGACCGGCTATTCGCTGCCGGACGCGGCCCGGCTTGCCTTGCTGCTGTCGGCGCAGAGGGAGTTCACCGTTGCGGCCATCAAGCAAATGCTTAAACGATATGCGGAGACGCTGTGGGGCGAGCGGCGCTTCTTCCAGCTGTTGAACCGAATGCTGTTTCGCGCCGCAACGCCTGACGAGCGGTACCGGGTCCTTGAGCATTTCTACCGTCTACCCGAGGCAACGATTGGGCGCTTCTACGCTGCGGACCTGACCATGGGCGATAAATTGAGAATTTTGACGGGAACACCGCCTGTGCCGATCGGCCGGGCACTGGGCGCCATGCGGAGGCAGGCGGCGTGAGCAGCGCGGCCGTCATTGGCTCCGGCTTCGGCGGACTAGCGCTCGCCATTCGTCTTCAGTCGGCCGGTGTCCAGACCACGATCCTGGAAGGGCGCGATAAGCCGGGCGGACGCGCCTATTATTGGGAAAAGGACGGGCATGTCTTCGACGCCGGCCCAACCGTCATCACCGATCCCAATTGCCTCAAGGATTTGTGGGATATCACCGGTGCCGACATGGCAGTGGACGTCGAGCTGTTGCCGGTATCTCCATTCTACCGGCTGTCGTGGCCGGACGGCTCCACCTTCGATTATCTGAACGACGACGAGAAATTATTCGCCCAGATCCGCGAACTGGAGCCGAGTGACGTCGAGGGCTATCGCAAGTTCCTGGCCTATTCGGCTGGAGTGTTCGTCGAGGGTTATGAGCGGCTTGGTGCCGTGCCGTTCCTCGATTTCAAGTCGATGCTTGCCGCCGCCCCCAAGCTGGCGCGCTACCAGGCCTGGCGGTCGGTCTATTCGATCGTGTCGGGCTTTGTGCGTCATGAGAAGCTGCGGCAGGCGCTGAGCTTCCACACCCTGCTGGTCGGCGGCAATCCGATGACGACCAGCGCAATCTACGCCTTGATCCACAAGCTAGAGCGGGACGGCGGAGTCTGGTTTGCACGCGGCGGAACGAACAAGCTGGTTGCTGGAATGGTTCGCCATTTCGAGCGGCTCGGCGGAACGCTGCGGCTCGACGATCCGGTCGAGGAGATCTCGGTCTCCGGCGGCAAGGCCTCCGCTGTTCGCACCCGCAGCGGCTGGTCCGGTAGGTTCGATGCCGTTGCGTCGAATGCCGATGTCGTTCGCACCTACGACATGCTGGATCATGCGCGCGGAAAGAAAAGGGCGAAGGCGCTGCGCCGCAAGAGCTTCTCGCCAAGCCTGTTCGTCGTGCATTTTTCCACGACCGGAACCTGGCCGGACATACCCCACCACAGCATTCTGTTCGGACCGCGTTACAAGGGATTGCTGAACGATATCTACAAGGGCGACCGGCTGGCGGCAGACCCTTCGCTCTACCTGCATCACCCGACCGCCACCGATCCAGGCATGGCCCCTCCGGGCAAGGCGACCTTCTATGCTCTGGCGCCTGTTCCCCATCTCGGCAAGGCGCCGCTTGACTGGGCGGTCGAAGGCCCGGCCTATGCCAAGCAGGTAATCGCCATCCTCGAGGAGCGCATGATGCCGGGGCTGAGCGGGCGCATCGATCAGCTGTTCCATTTCGGGCCCCGCGAGTTCGACAGTGAGCTTCAGTCGCACCTCGGTTCCGCCTTCAGCCTGGAACCGGTGCTCACCCAGAGCGCCTACTTCCGCGTTCACAACCGCGACGACGTCATTCCCAATCTCTATTTCGTGGGGGCAGGCACCCATCCGGGCGCCGGCATTCCGGGCGTGGTCGGAAGCGCTAAGGCAACGGCGGGGCTGATGCTGGACGAGCTGGCGCGGTGACCCGCGACGAGATCGTTGCTGGAGCGTTCGACGCCATCCAGCGCGGTTCCAAGTCCTTCCGCGCTTCGAGTCGCCTGTTCGACCGCGAAACGCGCGAGCGTGCCTGGCTGCTCTACAGCTGGTGCCGTCATTGCGACGACCAGTGCGACGGGCAGGTGATGGGGCAAGGCTCGGTGGAGCGCGGCAGTGTGGCGGACCTTCGCGACAAGACGGCCCGGGTGGTGCGGGGCGAGTCCGTCGCCGAGCTACCGTTCGAGGCGCTTGCGCTGCTGCTCAGCGAACGGCCGGTCCCGCAGCGCCTGCTCGACGATCATCTTCAGGGATTCGAGCTCGACGCGGCCGGTTGGCAGCCCAAGACGCACCACGATCTCATCCGCTACTGCTACCATGTGGCTGGGTCGGTCGGGTGCATGATGGCGATCGTCATGGGTGTGCCGGCAGACGACCAGGCTACGCTGGAGCGCGCCTCCGACCTCGGCATCGCCTTTCAGCTGTCGAACATCGCCCGCGACGTTCGCGAGGACCATCTCAATGGCCGTTGCTACCTTCCCAGTGACTGGCTCGCCGAATTCGGCATCCCGCAGGCCGAGCTGTTCGCGCCCGAGCACCGCGCTGGCCTGCTGGCGATGGTCGACCGGCTCGTCGGGCTTGTCGACCTGTACGAGGCCCGGTCGCGATCGGGCGTCAACCGGCTGCCGTTCCGTTCCCGCCTGGCGGTCCTTGCGGCGGCACGGATTTATGGAGCCATCGGTCGGCGGGTAGGCAGTCTGGGCGAAGCTGCGTGGGACGAGCGGGTCACGATCGGCCGCGCGCGCAAGCTCGGCTTTCTGGTTCCCAGCCTTGCCGAAGCGGTGGTGCGCCGCCGGCCCTGATGGCGTACTTCGGTTTCACCTGTCCGCCGCTTCCCGGACATATCAACCCGATGACCGTGCTTGCGCGGGAGCTCGCAACGCGTGGTCACCGGGTCACCTTTCTCGGCTTTCCCGACATGCGGCGAAAGCTATCACCGGACCTCGAGTTCAGAAGCTTTGGAGAGAGCGATTGGCCTGACGGCAGCCTGGAGCCATTCCTCAAGCGATTGGGCAAGCTCGGCGGCCCGCTAAGCCTGCGCCGTCTGATCCTGGACCTTGCGGACTTTGCCGACACAGTGTGTCGCGACCTTCCGGGCGCGCTGGAGGAACTGAAGCCGGATGCGCTGATCGTCGACCAGGCAGACGCGGCGGGCAGTCTCGTCGCGCGCGCCATTGGGTTGCCTTACGTCAACGTCGCCAATGCTCTCCCGCTCAACATGGAGCCTGGAGTGCCGCCGCCTGTGTTGGCATGGCCCTACGATCCCACCCCCAAAGGCATCCGTCGCAATCTTGGCGGGTACCGGGTTGCGCGCTTCATCGAGCGGCCGATCACGAAGGTCATTCGGCGACACGCGGTCCGTCTCGGTCAGCCGGATGTTCGCTTCGCCGAGGACACATTGTCGGAAGTGGCGCAGCTGACCCAATGCGTCCGCGGACTCGATTTTCCAAGAGAGCGGCTGCCCGCGAACTTCCATTACGTCGGCCCGCTGCGCGAACGGGATCAGCCGATGGACCTGGGGCTGCCAAATGACGGGAAGCCGCTGGTCTTCTGCTCTCTCGGTACGCTGCAGGGCTCGCGCCTGTCGATCTTCCGAGCGGTGGCGAAGGCTGTGCAAAGCTTGGACCTCCGTCTGCTGATCGCCCATGGTGGAATGCTGAGCGAACGACAGTCGGCAAGCTTGCCGGGCGATCCGATGGTGCGCAGCTTCGTGCCGCAGCGAGCCGTTCTGGCCAAAAGCGCGCTGGCAATCACTCATTGCGGCTTCAACACAGTGATGGACGCGCTGAGCTTCGGAGTGCCGATGGTCGGCATGCCCCTAGCCTTTGAGCAGCCGGCGACCGGGGCGCGGCTGGAACGGGCGGGGGTTGGGGAGGTGCTCTACCGCTGGCGGACGCCGGGTCGAATTCGGGACGCCGTTGCGGCAGCGCTTGCCGATCCTGCCTACCGCGTCAGCGCGGCGGCCCTTCAGGCGGAAATCGCCTTGGCTGGCGGTGTTCGCCGGGCTGCCGACATCATCGAGAGAGCGACCGGCGCCGCTCCGCCGGAAGGCGCCACCAGGGGACGTGCGGCGCGAGGTGGTGCTCGTGGTGATAGCCGAAGTGAAAGCAGCTGAGCAGCGACGCCAACCAGCCGAAATCATTGGTGCGGGCGTTGTGGCGATCGGCAAATGGATGCGCCTCCTGCCGATGCGGACGATAGGTGCCGAAATAGAAGAGTTGCAGGGCGGACAATATGGCGGGCAGGGCCCAAAACAGCAGGATGTTGGCGTAGCTTGCACCCAGCAAGAGGTAGGCAATTGTAAGTGCCGTCAGGAAGGCCATTTGCTGCCACCCGAAATAATGGCGGAAGAAGGTGACGAACCAAGGCCAGAAGCTGGTCGAGTGGTCGACGCTGAAATCCGGATCCCCTGCCGTCCCCGGCTCCCGATGATGGGACATATGTTCGGCGATCAGGCGGTCGTACCAGAAGCCCGCGTAGAGCAGCAGTGCCATACGTCCGACCCAGCGGTTTAAAGCGGGGCGCCCCGGCGCAAGCGAGCCATGCATAGCGTCATGCGCGACGATGAACATGCCAACGTTGAGCCAGCAGATCAGCGCGACGATAAGGGGCGCGGCGACGTAAGTCCCGCGCGTGAGCGGCAGGAAGAATACTGACCAGATATGAAGCGCGAGCCAGCCGCCGATGATCATACCGGCGAGGCTCAGACCCTTTGCAGCCTGTGCGGAAACGATCACCGTGACCCTTTGAGGCGCGCCAGCAGGCTTGCCACCGGAGGCGCGTAGAGAAAGCCGAAGGAGACACCACCGTCCCGCTCTCGAACCGAATGGTGAAGCCGATGCGCCTGAACGAGCCTCTTCCCATAAGCTCCCAGCCGCCGCCTGGGGAACGGAATACGCCGGTGAACCATACCGTCGTGGACCAGGACGTAAAGCAGGCCGTAAACCACGGTCCCGA encodes:
- a CDS encoding fatty acid desaturase, which translates into the protein MIVSAQAAKGLSLAGMIIGGWLALHIWSVFFLPLTRGTYVAAPLIVALICWLNVGMFIVAHDAMHGSLAPGRPALNRWVGRMALLLYAGFWYDRLIAEHMSHHREPGTAGDPDFSVDHSTSFWPWFVTFFRHYFGWQQMAFLTALTIAYLLLGASYANILLFWALPAILSALQLFYFGTYRPHRQEAHPFADRHNARTNDFGWLASLLSCFHFGYHHEHHLAPHVPWWRLPAERRRSLSR
- a CDS encoding phytoene desaturase, producing MSSAAVIGSGFGGLALAIRLQSAGVQTTILEGRDKPGGRAYYWEKDGHVFDAGPTVITDPNCLKDLWDITGADMAVDVELLPVSPFYRLSWPDGSTFDYLNDDEKLFAQIRELEPSDVEGYRKFLAYSAGVFVEGYERLGAVPFLDFKSMLAAAPKLARYQAWRSVYSIVSGFVRHEKLRQALSFHTLLVGGNPMTTSAIYALIHKLERDGGVWFARGGTNKLVAGMVRHFERLGGTLRLDDPVEEISVSGGKASAVRTRSGWSGRFDAVASNADVVRTYDMLDHARGKKRAKALRRKSFSPSLFVVHFSTTGTWPDIPHHSILFGPRYKGLLNDIYKGDRLAADPSLYLHHPTATDPGMAPPGKATFYALAPVPHLGKAPLDWAVEGPAYAKQVIAILEERMMPGLSGRIDQLFHFGPREFDSELQSHLGSAFSLEPVLTQSAYFRVHNRDDVIPNLYFVGAGTHPGAGIPGVVGSAKATAGLMLDELAR
- a CDS encoding glycosyltransferase; amino-acid sequence: MAYFGFTCPPLPGHINPMTVLARELATRGHRVTFLGFPDMRRKLSPDLEFRSFGESDWPDGSLEPFLKRLGKLGGPLSLRRLILDLADFADTVCRDLPGALEELKPDALIVDQADAAGSLVARAIGLPYVNVANALPLNMEPGVPPPVLAWPYDPTPKGIRRNLGGYRVARFIERPITKVIRRHAVRLGQPDVRFAEDTLSEVAQLTQCVRGLDFPRERLPANFHYVGPLRERDQPMDLGLPNDGKPLVFCSLGTLQGSRLSIFRAVAKAVQSLDLRLLIAHGGMLSERQSASLPGDPMVRSFVPQRAVLAKSALAITHCGFNTVMDALSFGVPMVGMPLAFEQPATGARLERAGVGEVLYRWRTPGRIRDAVAAALADPAYRVSAAALQAEIALAGGVRRAADIIERATGAAPPEGATRGRAARGGARGDSRSESS
- a CDS encoding phytoene/squalene synthase family protein yields the protein MTRDEIVAGAFDAIQRGSKSFRASSRLFDRETRERAWLLYSWCRHCDDQCDGQVMGQGSVERGSVADLRDKTARVVRGESVAELPFEALALLLSERPVPQRLLDDHLQGFELDAAGWQPKTHHDLIRYCYHVAGSVGCMMAIVMGVPADDQATLERASDLGIAFQLSNIARDVREDHLNGRCYLPSDWLAEFGIPQAELFAPEHRAGLLAMVDRLVGLVDLYEARSRSGVNRLPFRSRLAVLAAARIYGAIGRRVGSLGEAAWDERVTIGRARKLGFLVPSLAEAVVRRRP
- the crtY gene encoding lycopene beta-cyclase CrtY — translated: MTDPVDILIAGGGLAGGLVALAMLERRPDVRVVVVEQGERFGGQHVWSFFDTDVDAEAKALLQPLISQHWPDHDIAFPKRARTIRIGYNSVRSSRLDDVLRARLAPSAYRLNSPIAEVSADHIVLAGGERIDAGLVLDARGPTAMDGLTLGWQKFVGHTYRFAEPHGCQRPMIMDGTVRQQDGYRFIYLLPFSPTELMIEDTYYSEGADLDEKVLGGELDRFATRYGTFEQVDAERGVLPVVIEGEIASLWETAAATPIGIRGGFFHPTTGYSLPDAARLALLLSAQREFTVAAIKQMLKRYAETLWGERRFFQLLNRMLFRAATPDERYRVLEHFYRLPEATIGRFYAADLTMGDKLRILTGTPPVPIGRALGAMRRQAA